Proteins encoded by one window of Arachis hypogaea cultivar Tifrunner chromosome 1, arahy.Tifrunner.gnm2.J5K5, whole genome shotgun sequence:
- the LOC112730411 gene encoding protein FAR1-RELATED SEQUENCE 5-like, producing the protein MVDDIWNLEFRTEDEACQFYNAYSCWHGFVTRKDDVVRDNQGRIISRQLVCNKEGRRNMRYLDLDDKSREARSLTRTKCPAWLRVKLDYGCGRWKVSCFVESHNHDLTPPQFAHLVPANCRLTITDKVQVENLHNFGVKTYNIMGYLAFQKRRYRHAGFTRKDLYNHIDHYHRSKVKNGDANAAIDYLIGKSNNDPLFFGKYTFTSDDRLEHIFWADGQSIVDYHYFGDIVAFDSTYKKNKYNKTLVIFSGCNHHGQTVIFGSGLLSDKTTETYKWLLETFVEAMCGKSPKVVITEGDL; encoded by the coding sequence ATGGTGGATGATATTTGGAACCTGGAGTTTAGGACAGAGGATGAGGCTTGCCAATTTTATAATGCTTATTCTTGTTGGCATGGATTTGTAACGAGAAAGGATGACGTGGTTAGGGATAATCAAGGTAGAATCATTAGTAGGCAACTTGTTTGCAATAAGGAGGGCAGGAGGAATATGAGGTATCTTGATCTGGATGATAAATCAAGGGAGGCAAGGTCACTAACACGAACCAAGTGTCCGGCTTGGCTTAGGGTAAAGCTTGACTACGGCTGCGGTAGATGGAAGGTATCATGTTTTGTGGAATCTCACAACCACGATCTGACGCCACCCCAATTTGCGCATCTGGTTCCGGCCAATTGTCGTCTCACTATTACTGATAAAGTCCAAGTggaaaatcttcataattttggtGTCAAGACCTACAATATTATGGGGTATCTTGCGTTCCAAAAGCGTAGATATCGTCATGCAGGTTTCACACGCAAAGATTTGTACAACCACATTGATCATTATCATCGGTCAAAAGTTAAAAATGGGGATGCCAATGCGGCAATAGACTATTTGATTGGCAAGTCAAACAACGATCCGCTATTCTTTGGGAAGTATACGTTCACCAGTGATGACAGGCTCGAGCATATTTTTTGGGCAGATGGGCAATCAATTGTCGATTATCACTACTTTGGAGATATTGTTGCCTTTGATTCAACGTACAAGAAGAATAAATACAACAAAACTTTGGTCATTTTCTCTGGATGCAATCATCATGGGCAGACTGTTATCTTCGGCTCTGGCCTACTATCCGACAAAACCACAGAGACGTATAAGTGGTTGCTGGAAACATTTGTTGAAGCGATGTGTGGGAAAAGTCCTAAAGTAGTAATAACTGAAGGAGACCTTTGA
- the LOC112730488 gene encoding protein FAR1-RELATED SEQUENCE 9-like, translated as MEKMYETRAMWSHYFLWDKFFGYIRTTSQCKGINSLIRFYVNRKNTLIEFMHNLDRALKEYRNNELIANFKSQCSEPVMITSLEVYERSASCYFTRNIFKEICNEIQRAGALNIKVLSTTLDKVEFSVTALGDSAKDRQVEVDRSKNLFSCSCKLFESRGIPCSHVFYSMKFENILEFPNSLIYKRWTKNAKNEFISLEMLVNDDVEKVLKFRVGALASNCNKLCDIACKDLVDFDEIQSKLVKLVIRLQSRKQGKSTPNVNVEGINDPFVVKSKGAPSKRSSWRKKRACSNCHKYGHYYKHCPDLMQHSMQGPKTKPFKKGGSRKFTTTGMRNRKGNDNTFDEVKESQQDKVHSFTNYECFNDVMDEKCDTPHVQNDVRDLLPSSMPCGNKQGSYMALFVSMHRTL; from the exons ATGGAAAAGATGTACGAAACTCGTGCGATGTGGTCCCATTATTTCCTCTGGGATAAGTTTTTCGGTTACATAAGGACGACCTCACAGTGTAAAGGTATAAATTCTCTCATCCGATTTTATGTTAATCGCAAGAACACCCTCATTGAATTCATGCATAACCTGGATAGGGCCTTAAAAGAGTATAGAAACAATGAATTAATAGCTAACTTTAAGTCTCAGTGCTCAGAGCCAGTGATGATTACCTCGTTGGAGGTATATGAAAGATCTGCATCATGTTATTTCACTCGAAACATTTTCAAGGAAATTTGTAATGAGATTCAGAGGGCAGGGGCTTTGAATATCAAGGTACTAAGCACAACCTTGGACAAGGTAGAGTTCAGTGTGACTGCTCTCGGAGACTCGGCCAAAGATCGACAAGTGGAAGTCGATAGAAGTAAGAATCTGTTCTCGTGCTCGTGCAAGCTATTTGAATCACGTGGTATTCCCTGTAGTCATGTTTTCTATTCCATGAAGTTCGAAAACATACTTGAGTTTCCAAATTCGTTGATCTACAAAAGATGGACAAAGAATGCAAAGAATGAATTTATTAGCTTAGAAATGCTTGTGAATGATGACGTCGAAAAGGTCTTAAAGTTTCGAGTTGGTGCATTGGCATCGAATTGCAACAAGCTATGTGATATTGCTTGCAAAGATCTTGTAGACTTTGACGAAATCCAGTCTAAACTTGTGAAGTTAGTTATCCGCCTGCAGTCACGCAAACAAGGCAAGTCAACTCCTAATGTTAACGTGGAAGGCATCAACGATCCCTTTGTTGTCAAAAGCAAAGGAGCCCCTTCCAAGAGGTCTTCTTGGAGGAAGAAGAGGGCATGCTCTAATTGCCACAAGTACGGTCATTACTACAAGCACTGTCCAGATCTGATGCAGCATAGTATGCAAG GACCTAAGACCAAG CCTTTTAAAAAGGGTGGATCAAGGAAATTTACAACGACAGGTATGAGGAACCGGAAGGGTAACGACAACACATTTGATGAG GTGAAGGAGTCACAGCAGGACAAGGTACATTCATTCACAAACTATGAATGCTTTAATGATGTCATGGATGAAAAATGTGACACACCACATGTGCAGAACGATGTCCGAGATCTGTTACCATCTTCAATGCCTTGTGGAAACAAACAAGGATCGTATATGGCATTGTTCGTGTCGATGCATAGGACACTTTGA